CGCAGACCCTGTGCAGAGAGGGCAAGGTCTAAGTGGTCCAGTTCTAGCAGCCCTACTCCCCAGCCGCTTCTGTCTCAGACCTTCCCAGAGCCTCCTCCCTAAGGCCCACTATGCCTGTGGCCACTGTGTCCCAAAACAGGCCAACTGCATACACGAGCCTGGCCATTCTCACACCCCCTGCTCCCTGGGCCCAGTCTTCCAGTGGGAGTGTGGCTGAACATACACAAAGGgaaggcccccagacaccctctaGATCCAGGGCTGTCAAAGACCTGGAGGTCAAGACACAACTGGAAATATGGACTGGCCAACCATGGTCTACCTGCCATGTGgcaccccactccccacccttcATAAGCCCTCCTGTCTGCcctcagaagaaaaaacaaaggcaATAAAGTAACAATGTGAGAATGACTATGTTAAGGAAGGGTGAGTGACTGAATGCtacgagggagggagaggaagtgtCCCAGGCCTTGGGAACAATACACAAAGGCTCCAGGATAGAGAGGGAGAGTGAGAAGCCAGCGATTGAAGGGAGGATACCAAACaaatgaaacccgttgccatcgagtggattctgactcatagcgaccctacaggacagagtagaactgccccagggttttcaaggctgtaatctttagagaagcagactgccacatccttctcccacagagtcgctggtgggttctaatcaccaacctttaggttagcagccaagcgctgaaccactgggccaccagagctcctctgaaGGGAGGATGAGGGGCCCTAAAAGGATGGAAGAAGTTTGAGTCTGGGAATGGCCCGACCTGGTTTCTGTTTTTAGCCTCCTTTCCCGGGCTCTTTCTCCCTACTGCCCACCACGGGAGGCAGGCCCGAGTAAGAACGTGTTGAAGAAGGGTGCAGAGACCTAGAGATGCCAAGGAGACCGGGCCCCCTCCGGGGCCTACAAATGTCGGATCATCTGAATCCAACAATGGGACCGTCCTGTCGAGGTCGCTGTTCTGTTAGTGGGTCTGGGGCGACAGAGGCGCGCTCGAGTACGCGTGCCGTTGGGACTGCGTGGGGAAAGCTGTTTTATCAAGGCCAAGCGCCTGAACTTGAACGGGAGAAGAGAGTAGAGGGTCTGGGAGGCCAGGGTTTCGAGGGGAGGATGCTGGGGGTCCGGGAGGTCCGGTGCTGAGGGGGCGGCAGAGTCTGGAGCCCGGCCGCGCCACGCCGCTTGGGGCCGCCAGGGGGCGCCGCGCTCCCGCGCGTAAGTCGACACACTCTTGGGGCGGGGCTGCGgcgggcgcgcgcgcgcacgcGTGGTGTCACGGGGCGGGGTGGAGCGGGCGCGGCGGGGCGCTCCGGGCCTGGCGTCTTGGCCGTGCAACCTTCGCCACCTAACCTACCCCGGCACGGCACGACCCAGCCCGGCCCCATGTACCGCGCGCTTTACGCCTTCCGCTCGGCGGAGCCCAACGCTCTGCCATTCTCCGCGGGCGAGACCTTCCTGGTGCTGGAGCGCAGCAGCGCGCACTGGTGGTTGGCGGCGCGAGCGCGCAGCGGCGAGACGGGTTACGTGCCACCCGCCTACCTGCGCCGCCTGCAGGTGAGTGTGCCCCTCCTCCGCCCAGCGTCAGCAGCCCAGAGACTGAGCCCCATCACAGGTCCGCGGAACCGACCCCGGGACCCCAGGGAACCCAGGCCCTCTGGAACTCGAGGCCGGCACCTCCAGCACACAGGAAGTTTGAGAACCTGACCCTGAGACCCCAGACTCACGAGACTGGGACCCCAAGACTTGGAACCGCCCACAAGAGACCAGGGCCTTCACTGCCAACTCTGAGGACTCCAGACCTACCAAAAGCTTAACTCTGGGACTCTCAGACTTTTGGGGACCCCATATCCATTGATACTTTAGGACCCAGCATCTGAACCCCTATCTGAATAGGAGTCCGGAGTTAGACCCACCAAACTCTGGCCAGTTCCCCAGATCCCTAAGATCCCAGGCCCTTAATATGCCCCTAACCTGGATCCCCAGGATCCCACACTCTTGCCTCCCACCTTCAAACCCCCAACTGGAGCCACCTCCTCCACCTCTGAGACCCAGGCCACCTTGGTCACTACGTGTTTTTCCAACCATCTCCCAGTTCTTCAACCCCCTACTTGGACCCTGAAGCCATAGACACCCCCATCCCCTAGGTGACCCTGAGCCTTGAGACCTCAGTGTCACTCCTGTTCCCAAGACCCTCAACCCCCTTTGAACCAAGGACCCCAGCCACTGCTGACACTCCCTGACATCACTACCCCCACCACAAGTCAGGCCCTGGTTTCTCAGGCTTTCTTGCTCTGAAATTAGGGGATTCATCCTGCCCTGTCCCCAGCCTCCAGAGCGGGCTACTCCCATTGTAAGGAAGTGAGCTACCCAGTGGCATCCCCTGGTCTGGCCACAGCCCCATTTCCTTCCACTGGGGGCTGCAGCCCCAGTTTCTGTTTCCTAAGAGTAGCCCTGCTGCAGGGGCCAGGATGGGGTGCCTCCAGCTGGTCTATTCTGACCATgggaggaagaagggcctggaattTCCAGGCCTGGCCTGTGGCAGACACCCCTGCCCCCTCCTAGTCCCCAGTCTTTAGGAAACATACTGTCCCAGCCCAgttcagaacagaaataatggcATAAATTTGGACATATGTCATCTGGTCttatcagaacaaggggatgggTATGGGGGCTTCCTCACAGACCTTCAGTCTGATCCCATCTAGGAGTACCTGGGTTGAGAGTGGGGAGGGGCCTGGACACCTGGGTTGCTGAGTTGTTGTGTCAGACCCAGCCTTTCTGGGGCCTGGTGCTTGTTGGAGGCCTCTGAGGAAATGCCTGCCTCTTCCTCCACTGTAGGGCCAGTGGGGCTGGACATTTGGGAAGGGCAGAGAGGCTACCATCTTCTGTTTTGTGTCTGtctcccactctctctctctctgtctctctctttctcagtttCGGCTCCTTTTTGCATATCCGCTTCTGTCTCAGTCACCCTGACTCTTTGTGTCTGTCATTCTGATGCttcatctttgtgtgtgtgtctgtcttcctccctcatatcctttgcctttcTCTGTCTCAGTCACtcagttttttttctgtgttttctgtctccctgtGCCTCCATCTCCCTCAGTGTGCCTCAGCTCTCCTCTAAGTCTCTTGATGTCTTTCTGActgcgtgtgtgtgtctttgtttttctgtctccctctctctgtcttatGTCTCCCTCTACTCTGGCACATCTCGCACCACCTAGAGGGCTTTGCTGACCTCtgtgtccatctgtctgtccccATCAGGGAAGCTTCTGAAACCTGCTCTGGAGTGAGCCCATCTCTGAGGCCCCTTTGTAGCCTAATGGACTGGGTGTGCTAGGGACAGTGGAGGGGTGGAGGTGAGTGGTCCCACGGCTTCCCCCCTCTCCATGCCAGGCAAGCTGGGTAAGATTGGACCCCTGGGTTGCTGGGGATAGCAGCGCAGAGCCTGGGGCTCCACTCTCATGTCCATCCTTTGCCACAAACAGAAATGCTGCTTCCCAGGGCAGGTATTGAGGATTCCTAGGACAGCTTGAGGGGGGCGGAGGCCAGCAGCCAGGAAAGGAGGGAGGTCAGGTCTCTGCCAGTCCTTGGCTCCCAGGGCCTGCAGAGGGCTCTCCAGGGAAAGGGCTGTTCTAGAGCATGACCTTCATTTTGTGAAGGACCAGTACGTTCCAAAGTGATTTAGTAAGGGTTCAGACAGGAAACCTCCTGCTTGACATCTCGACCCAGGCTCTGAGCTGAGCCCAGGGGCAAATCTGGGtgtgccatcttggcctcacggGAGGGAGCCCTGGACTATGTTTTTGCCCTGGACCCCTGGTTTATGGAGACATCTTGGCTGAGAGCCTCACTGTGGGGTGAAAAATTCTGTGTGAGGCCCCAATATGTAAAATGGCAATGTGGGGGCACCCTGTGTCCCTGCTCCCTGAGGGACAGCTTGAGAACCCCATTCCATACACTCATTCAACTGCCTGTGCTCATGCCCAGTATCCCGGGGCCTGGCCATAGTGGTCCCTGCCTGCCCTGGGCTCATCTGGGCTGGATCTGGGCTGGGTTCCCCCACTTGGCCCCAGGTCTAACTGCCCATCCCTGCCTCCCTAGGGCCTGGAGCAGGATGTCCTGCAGGCCATTGACCGGGCCATTGAGGCTGTGCACAATGCAGCCATGCGGGATGGTGGCAAGTACAGCCTGGAGCAGCGCGGGGTCCTCCAGTGAGTGTGCAGGGGTGAGGAGTACCCCCTTGTGAGCATGGTGGAGTGGAAGAGATGGTGGGGCATGGGGAGGTGGGGGAGCATGTAATGACTTTGGGAGTTGTGAAGTACCCCGCAACAGTCTCCCTGCCCCCCATCAGGAAGCTGATCTACCACCGGAAAGAGACCCTGTCCCGCAGAGGCCCCTCAGCCCCCAGCCCTGCAGCTATGACCCCGTCCGCCAGTGACCACCACCTGGATGCTGCTGCTGCCAGGCAGCCCAATGGGATGTGTCGTGCTGGGTTCGAGCGGCAACACAGCCTGCCCAGTTCTGAGCATGTCGGGGTAGATGGAGGCCTCTACCAGGTACATGGTGAGGGCACCCAGGGGAAGGGGGGATGGACTTAAGGCTTTGTCCAGAGGCTTGAGATGTCTACTCAGGTCAGAGATGCAGCCCAGAGCTCAGGGCCCAGCGAGGCTGCCATCCAGGCCCTCTCTGTCCTCCCAGATCCCACCTCAGCCTCGCCGAGCAGCACCTGCCACACCACCCCCACCCGTGAAACGTCGAGACCGTGAGGCTCTGGTGGCCTTGGGGAGTGGTGAGAAGGCTAGAGGGTGCTGGGGGAACTGGGGGACGCTCTGTGCTTGGAGTGACTGCTATGCCAGTGTCCGGGAGACAGGCGCTCCAGGCTTAGGAGCAGGACAGGGGCCATGTTAGATCGTTTGGAGCACTGGGCTTGGTGGGGAGACAGGGCCTAGCAGAGGAACTGGGCCCTGCATTGGGGGACAGGGGCTTTGGGCTTGTTGGGGAAGGATCCCTCGGGGCTGCCCCAACACGGCATCCACTCTGCCCACAGGCGGCCGCACCACCACGCCCTCGGCGGGGAGCTCTGTGTCCAGCGGCTCCTCGGTCAGCAGCACCTCCctagacacactctacactggcTCCAGCCCATCTGAGCCAGGCCCCAGCTGCTCACCCACACCCCCACCTGTGCCCCGCCGAGGCACCCATACCACTGTTTCCCAGGCCCAGACCTCTCCATCCAAGGTGCCAACCCCCGAGCCCACTGCAGACGAGGTGGCAGTTGGTACAGCCTCGGCCCCTGATGAGCTGGAGGCCCTGGGTGCACTGAGCCTGGGAACGACAGAGGAGAAGGCAGTGGCTGAGACAGCTGTGCCAAGGAGCATTGGGGCAGAGCTGATGGAGCTTGTGCGGAGAAACACTGGCCTGAGCCACGAGCTGTGCCGCGTGGCCATCGGCGTCGTGGTGGGTCACATCCAGGCCTCTGTGCCAGCCAGCTCACCCGTCATGGAGCAGGTCCTCCTCTCGCTGGTAGAGGGCAAGGTGAGGGTGGACGGCACAGCTAGGAGCCTCCCCACCCCGTTCCCACTCTCACGCATTTGTGCAGCCTTTACTTGACAGGTATTTGTCCAGCTCCAGCTCTGGGCTTTGTTTTTGCTGGGCACTGGGGACACTGGAGCTGAGCCCTGAAGGAAGAGTATTCCAGACAGAGGCTCAGCCTGAACAAGGACTATGAGGCAGGACCAAGCTTGGCTTATGGGAGGAAATAGAGCCAGCGCAGCTAGAACGCAGGGAGTGAGGGAGCAGCAGGGTGGGACAAGACGAGACCTGGGCAGATGTGGGTGGCTGGGCAGATGTGGGTGGCCAGGAGTTCTCCCTGGCTGTAGGGAAGGAACAGACATAGGCAGGGGTGAGGTGAGGACCATGCCTGCTGGCCTTGGCCATGGAGAGAAACTGGTGCTTCAGGAGCTGTAGTGGAGACCTGGGTGCTGACTCAGCTGTGAGGGGGTGAAGTATATGGGCATCATGGGGTGGGACCCTTTGCCAAGGTTGGGACACTGGTCAGGGAACAGGACTGGCAGGTATAGAGCCCACTCTGCACATTGGGGGGCTGGATGGGCCAGAGGTCCCTACCTGCAGGCTCCCCAACTCCTCCTTCTCTGGTTTGGGGGGGATGGGGGTGGTGGGTCAGTGGGTTTGCCTCTGCTGGGCACGGCGGGCAGCATTCAAGGGAAGTATGGGAGGTGGGTCGGTGGCAAGCCCAGTGGTCACTGTGTGTGGATTCAGAGAGTGGGATCTCAGTCACATCAGGCAGTGACAGTCCGTGGCCCAGCTGGCAGTGTTTACCCAGGTCTGGGGTGGGAGGCATTGTTGGGAAACACCTCACTGGTGCACCTTATGCAGGACCCTGTCCAGCAGGTCATCAAGGCCAGTGCCTGAGGAGTCACCTAATGAGGGGCTTTAGAACTGGGCCAGCGCCCTTGGGAGCCTGGTATTGAGGGGTAGGCGTGGGAGCAGGGCTTGTGTGGGAGACTGAGTGGGAGGACTGGGAGAAACAGTGGGCAGAGAGAAGTTGGGCCTGGTCCCCTCACAAATCCTGAGACAACACTGACCAGGGCATCTTTGGTAGATGAGGCCAAACCCCCTTCCTTACCCATCACCAGCCTGGAACTCATGCCCATGACCTTGGGATCTGGGTCAAGCTCTCTCCCCAGCTGTGAGCCATGAAGGACTTGAGCTCACAGAGTATAGGCCAATGGGTAGAGTTGCCAGGCCTTGGGGACTTCCTGGAGGTGGTGACAGGCTGGAAGTGTGTTCAGCCATGCCTCTCCCCCCCAGGATCTGAgcacagccctgccctcagggcAGGTCTGCCACGACCAGCAGCGGCTGGAGGTGATCTTTGCAGACCTGGCCCAGCGGAAGGACGATGCCCAGCAACGCAGCTGGGCACTGTACGAGGATGAGAGCGTCATTCGCTGCTATCTGGAGGAACTGCTGCACATTCTGGTGCGGAATGGGGCACCGGACGGCCCAAGTGTGTCCCTAGCATGTGGAGCAGTAACCTTCCCCCCACACTGTGACATATCTGAGCCTCCCGACACGTCTGGGCTCGGCGCTCACACGTGGCTGTGCAGCTCCGGCTGGGTGACTCCATCACACTTCCTCCTCCCCACAGACTGACGCGGACCCTGAAGTTTGCAAGAAGATGTGCAAGAGGAATGAGTTTGAGTCCGTCTTGGCTTTGGTGGCCTATTACCAAATGGTGTGTGAGGCTGAGGGGAGGGCCCTGGGTGAGGGTGGGCTAGTGGGCACTGAGCACACAGGGTCCCCTGCCAGGAGCACCGGGTGTCACTGCGGCTGCTGCTCCTCAAGTGTTTCGGCGCCATGTGCAGCCTGGATGCAGCTATCATCTCCACGCTCGTGTCGTCTGTGCTGCCTGTGGAGCTGGCGCGGGACatgcagacagacacacagggtgAGGCGGGCTTGGGGGCTCCTGCCGTCTGAGGAAAGTTCCCACCATGGGCAGGGGTTCTGACTGCTTGCCTTTCCCCCCAGACCACCAGAAGCTCTGCTACTCTGCCCTCATCCTGGCCATGGTCTTCTCCATGGGGGAGGCAGTGCCCTACGCACACTATGGtaagaaagcagattgccaacCAGTTGACCACAAGGTGACCACAGCCAGCTGGAACCAGGACCTGAGGGCCTGGGGACTCACTGGTCACAGCCTGACAGGGATAGGATGTCCCCAGGGTTCACAGGGAGGCTGGGTGGTgcggggaagggagggagggctgCAGACCTCTGTGTGCCCCACCCCCAGAGCACTTGGGCACACCCTTCGCCCAGTTTCTGCTGAGCGTCGTCGAGGACGGGCTACCTTCGGATACCACAGAGCAGCTGCCAGACCTTTGTATGAACCTGCTTCTGGCTCTCAACCTGCACCTTCCAGGTAACGGTCAGGCCTGGGCGGGAGGTGACTGACTCAGGGCACTCCAGGCTCACCACGTGTGCTTCTGTCTACGCCCATGTCCTTCTTTAGCTCCTGACCAGAACGTCATCATGGCTGCCCTGAGCAAACATGCCAATGTCAAGGTCTTCTCCGAGAAGCTGCTGTTGCTCCTGAACAGAGGGGGTGAGGAGCCCAGATATCTGTGCAATTCCACTTTGATGCCTTGTGACTCCATGATCCCCATAACCCATTGGAGTGACTCTGGGATCCCTTCGAGAACTGCCCTGATCCCTGTGACCTTTGTCTCCTAGATGACCCTGTGCGCATCTTCATGCATGAGCCGCAGCCGCCACACTCTGTCCTCAAGTTCCTGCAGGATGTGTTCGCCAGCCCCACCACGGCAGCCATCTTCTACCACACAGACATGATGGTGCTCATCGACATCACTGTGCGGCACATCGCGGACCTTTCACCCGGAGAGAAGGTGCCTGGACGAGGCTGCagtgaggacaggaaccatgtgGAAATGGAACAAAATGGGGAGGATGTGACACTGAGTGGAGAAGGGGTCCCAGGGGCACTACTTAAGCCAGGTAGGTGTAGGAGGCCACTCAGAAGCCACACCAGTTGTGCCGAGACCTGAAGGAGCCAGCCATGAGGTGGGCCAGGGTGTTTGGGGGAAGCAAGAGTGGCTTGAGTAGGGGGAGGTAAGGAAGAGGAAGTGGTGTTGGCACAAAGCATGGAGGGAATTGTTTCCTCTCAGAGGAGAACAAGTGTCCAGAGGGTCCTGAGCCATGATGATGTGGTCCCGTGTACATCCTGCATGGCACGTAGGCAGTAAGAGCAAAGTGCAAGTGAGAGCCGGAGAGGAAGCTTCCGAGAGGAAGCATGGTCCAGAGAGGAAGCTCCTAAGGCTGCCCAGGGGGCATGGATGGCAGGGGACAGGCTGAGGCACAATGAGGTCAAGCTTAGGGTGTATTGGAGGTGAGTCCTACAGGGCCTGCTGCTGGACCAGATGTGGGCGTGGGAAACAAGGGACAGGAGAAGCAAGGAGGACATggaaaaatctgtcttgagcaACTGGGTGGGTGAAGTGCTGATTATCGAGGTGGGGAAGAGggaaaagaaactttttttctgGGAAAATGAGAGTTTTGCTTTAAATATGTCAAGATTGAGAAGATCCCTGCCAGGCACAGGGGCGTCAGGGAGACAGTGGGGTGCAGTGCGACTGGAGAGAGACTCGAGCTGCTGGTGCATAGATGTGATGGGAAGTCTGTGGTGTGCGATCGCCTGTGGAATGAAACAGGATCAGCAGGAAGCGTGCGGCCATGAGCAGGGCAAAGCCCAGGAGGGAAACCAAGAGAGCAGGAACCCCAAAGCCACATGCTTGGAGTGAGAGGGAGATGGGCTGTCCACACTGGGCAGAGCCTAAGTAAGGTGAGGACTGAGAACTGGCTGTTGGAGTTGCCACATTGAGGTCAGTGGGGACTGATGAGAAATGTCAgtggagtggagggagggagtctgAATGGGATTTGTAGCGGGGGCGAGGGGAGGTAGCTTCAATGGGGACAACTTTTGAGTTTTGCTGTGAAGGGGAACGCAAAAATGGAGAGTCACTGGAGGAGGATGTGGGGTCAAGAAGAGGGCTTTAAAGGGGGTGATCCTggtgcctgtcctgggccagTGGGAATGAGCCAGTATCACGGAGAAATGGGCCACATGGTGGGAAGTGGGCTACTGCAGGAGGCGAGTAGCTGAGGCAGCAGGCAGGGCCCAGGCCTGGAGGTTGGGATGACCCTGACGGGAGCCAGGGCAGTGGGTTCCGGTGTGGGCAGGTGAGATGTGAGTGTGAGAAGGAAAGGTGAGGGAAGATCTCTGAAAGATTGCTTCATTTTCTCCATGAAGCCTAAGTCCAGCCAACCAGGAAGTTCAGGTTTGGAAAATGGGGAGCAAGGTGTGTGGTGTTCCTTTAGGGAGAGTAGACGCCGCAGAGAAGTGCTGTGGCCATCCTGGGCAGTGCTGAGTGTCCATCTGGGGTTTGTGGTCATGAGAAGCTCAGGCCTGTGGCACGGCGCCGTAGCTGTCTGCTGCTTGGACATGGCAGTGGATGCGCAGGCGCCGTGGTCTGACCAGGACTGGGAGTTAGCAGGGTGATGCTGCCCAAAGTAGGCTTTGCTATTGATTCCTCTAATCAAAGGGGAAGAGAGAAAC
The window above is part of the Loxodonta africana isolate mLoxAfr1 chromosome 22, mLoxAfr1.hap2, whole genome shotgun sequence genome. Proteins encoded here:
- the NCKIPSD gene encoding NCK-interacting protein with SH3 domain isoform X4 is translated as MTPSASDHHLDAAAARQPNGMCRAGFERQHSLPSSEHVGVDGGLYQIPPQPRRAAPATPPPPVKRRDREALVALGSGGRTTTPSAGSSVSSGSSVSSTSLDTLYTGSSPSEPGPSCSPTPPPVPRRGTHTTVSQAQTSPSKVPTPEPTADEVAVGTASAPDELEALGALSLGTTEEKAVAETAVPRSIGAELMELVRRNTGLSHELCRVAIGVVVGHIQASVPASSPVMEQVLLSLVEGKDLSTALPSGQVCHDQQRLEVIFADLAQRKDDAQQRSWALYEDESVIRCYLEELLHILTDADPEVCKKMCKRNEFESVLALVAYYQMEHRVSLRLLLLKCFGAMCSLDAAIISTLVSSVLPVELARDMQTDTQDHQKLCYSALILAMVFSMGEAVPYAHYEHLGTPFAQFLLSVVEDGLPSDTTEQLPDLCMNLLLALNLHLPAPDQNVIMAALSKHANVKVFSEKLLLLLNRGDDPVRIFMHEPQPPHSVLKFLQDVFASPTTAAIFYHTDMMVLIDITVRHIADLSPGEKVPGRGCSEDRNHVEMEQNGEDVTLSGEGVPGALLKPAAHGVPLPDACCGPFHALPAAPPPAARPAGHTAPHPG
- the NCKIPSD gene encoding NCK-interacting protein with SH3 domain isoform X2, with translation MYRALYAFRSAEPNALPFSAGETFLVLERSSAHWWLAARARSGETGYVPPAYLRRLQGLEQDVLQAIDRAIEAVHNAAMRDGGKYSLEQRGVLQKLIYHRKETLSRRGPSAPSPAAMTPSASDHHLDAAAARQPNGMCRAGFERQHSLPSSEHVGVDGGLYQIPPQPRRAAPATPPPPVKRRDREALVALGSGGRTTTPSAGSSVSSGSSVSSTSLDTLYTGSSPSEPGPSCSPTPPPVPRRGTHTTVSQAQTSPSKVPTPEPTADEVAVGTASAPDELEALGALSLGTTEEKAVAETAVPRSIGAELMELVRRNTGLSHELCRVAIGVVVGHIQASVPASSPVMEQVLLSLVEGKDLSTALPSGQVCHDQQRLEVIFADLAQRKDDAQQRSWALYEDESVIRCYLEELLHILTDADPEVCKKMCKRNEFESVLALVAYYQMEHRVSLRLLLLKCFGAMCSLDAAIISTLVSSVLPVELARDMQTDTQDHQKLCYSALILAMVFSMGEAVPYAHYEHLGTPFAQFLLSVVEDGLPSDTTEQLPDLCMNLLLALNLHLPAPDQNVIMAALSKHANVKVFSEKLLLLLNRGDDPVRIFMHEPQPPHSVLKFLQDVFASPTTAAIFYHTDMMVLIDITVRHIADLSPGEKLRMEYLSLMHAVVRSTPYLQHRHRLPDLQATLRRILAEEEDSPQCQMDRMIVQEMCKEFPVLGEAPS
- the NCKIPSD gene encoding NCK-interacting protein with SH3 domain isoform X1, translated to MYRALYAFRSAEPNALPFSAGETFLVLERSSAHWWLAARARSGETGYVPPAYLRRLQGLEQDVLQAIDRAIEAVHNAAMRDGGKYSLEQRGVLQKLIYHRKETLSRRGPSAPSPAAMTPSASDHHLDAAAARQPNGMCRAGFERQHSLPSSEHVGVDGGLYQIPPQPRRAAPATPPPPVKRRDREALVALGSGGRTTTPSAGSSVSSGSSVSSTSLDTLYTGSSPSEPGPSCSPTPPPVPRRGTHTTVSQAQTSPSKVPTPEPTADEVAVGTASAPDELEALGALSLGTTEEKAVAETAVPRSIGAELMELVRRNTGLSHELCRVAIGVVVGHIQASVPASSPVMEQVLLSLVEGKDLSTALPSGQVCHDQQRLEVIFADLAQRKDDAQQRSWALYEDESVIRCYLEELLHILTDADPEVCKKMCKRNEFESVLALVAYYQMEHRVSLRLLLLKCFGAMCSLDAAIISTLVSSVLPVELARDMQTDTQDHQKLCYSALILAMVFSMGEAVPYAHYEHLGTPFAQFLLSVVEDGLPSDTTEQLPDLCMNLLLALNLHLPAPDQNVIMAALSKHANVKVFSEKLLLLLNRGDDPVRIFMHEPQPPHSVLKFLQDVFASPTTAAIFYHTDMMVLIDITVRHIADLSPGEKVPGRGCSEDRNHVEMEQNGEDVTLSGEGVPGALLKPAAHGVPLPDACCGPFHALPAAPPPAARPAGHTAPHPG
- the NCKIPSD gene encoding NCK-interacting protein with SH3 domain isoform X3, with translation MSCRPLTGPLRLCTMQPCGMVASTAWSSAGSSISLPPIRKLIYHRKETLSRRGPSAPSPAAMTPSASDHHLDAAAARQPNGMCRAGFERQHSLPSSEHVGVDGGLYQIPPQPRRAAPATPPPPVKRRDREALVALGSGGRTTTPSAGSSVSSGSSVSSTSLDTLYTGSSPSEPGPSCSPTPPPVPRRGTHTTVSQAQTSPSKVPTPEPTADEVAVGTASAPDELEALGALSLGTTEEKAVAETAVPRSIGAELMELVRRNTGLSHELCRVAIGVVVGHIQASVPASSPVMEQVLLSLVEGKDLSTALPSGQVCHDQQRLEVIFADLAQRKDDAQQRSWALYEDESVIRCYLEELLHILTDADPEVCKKMCKRNEFESVLALVAYYQMEHRVSLRLLLLKCFGAMCSLDAAIISTLVSSVLPVELARDMQTDTQDHQKLCYSALILAMVFSMGEAVPYAHYEHLGTPFAQFLLSVVEDGLPSDTTEQLPDLCMNLLLALNLHLPAPDQNVIMAALSKHANVKVFSEKLLLLLNRGDDPVRIFMHEPQPPHSVLKFLQDVFASPTTAAIFYHTDMMVLIDITVRHIADLSPGEKVPGRGCSEDRNHVEMEQNGEDVTLSGEGVPGALLKPAAHGVPLPDACCGPFHALPAAPPPAARPAGHTAPHPG